Proteins from a genomic interval of Asterias rubens chromosome 16, eAstRub1.3, whole genome shotgun sequence:
- the LOC117300975 gene encoding protein REDUCED WALL ACETYLATION 2-like produces MEALHHWHIGNVVRRSTAQNITALAQASHNAPTIPQATLLLLWISAILLLIFRSLYRQRIKQANLLDESDLESSAIDSEHEQLEDDKRIQSRNSQPHRKDAGSVMTRDGVVINGMATTEITIHNIEPDSTQQDDKFGFESNDTKIINPTGGTKATTQLIQDSLSSGNPITSSIKLKQDEAPKAPTFSKVPPPPTFDQFLWYCAMFGLIMMLFYVCDYKHKFAEGTREYSRDLFMFLVLLLFAVAGLFTVQTTEDKILNRDQTEEWKGWMQVMFVWYHYFMAKETYNYIRIFIACYVWMTGFGNFSFFWVRKDFSLWRILKMLFRLNFLVVMTLLVTDNSYMLYYICAMHTYWFLSVYAFMGIFPSWNEDRLKMAFKFVCYFVINAAVFDTPLRDVIFKPFWFIMSYEGSMHEWLFRAGLDHYATFVGMVCAYNYPHFERFINYLDKRHLNHRDYMTTVLIKFFLSGLLLVILGIWYDGVMLRVKYDYNKYHPYTSWIPILIYIFFRNIVPSLRTRYLGLFAFLGKITLETYIAQLHIYMQYNAHKLIVFIPGYPLMNFALASIIYLFISHRLFHLTMDFSAFILPRDNMKKVVLNGIMGIVVVGLHLCFALLCREVRLI; encoded by the exons ATGGAAGCCTTACATCACTGGCACATTGGAAATGTTGTAAGACGAAGCACTGCCCAGAATATAACTGCCCTTGCTCAGGCATCACATAATGCTCCAACTATACCCCAAGCCACATTGCTACTGCTATGGATCTCTGCTATTCTATTATTAATCTTCAGATCTCTATATCGACAGAGGATCAAACAAGCCAATTTATTAGACGAGTCAGACTTAGAATCCTCAGCTATTGACTCTGAACATGAGCAACTTGAAGATGATAAAAGGATTCAGTCTAGAAATAGTCAACCACATAGGAAAGATGCCGGGTCAGTCATGACTCGAGATGGTGTGGTCATTAATGGAATGGCAACTACTGAAATAACTATCCATAATATAGAACCAGACAGCACACAGCAAGATGACAAGTTTGGGTTTGAAAGCAATGACACCAAGATTATAAACCCGACTGGAGGTACTAAAGCTACGACACAACTCATTCAAGATTCGCTCAGCTCTGGTAACCCGATAACCTCAAGTATCAAACTAAAACAAGATGAAGCACCCAAAGCTCCAACGTTCTCCAAAGTGCCACCACCACCAACGTTTGACCAGTTTCTGTGGTACTGTGCTATGTTTGGTCTGATCATGATGCTATTTTATGTGTGTGATTACAAGCATAAGTTTGCTGAGGGTACAAGGGAGTATTCACGTgacttgtttatgtttttagttCTGCTGCTGTTTGCTGTTGCTGGGTTATTTACTGTGCAGACAACGGAGGACAAGATTTTAAACAG ggaccAGACTGAAGAATGGAAAGGTTGGATGCAGGTAATGTTTGTCTGGTACCACTACTTCATGGCTAAAGAGACTTACAACTACATTAGGATCTTCATTGCTTGCTATGTTTGGATGACAGGTTTTG GTAACTTCTCTTTCTTCTGGGTGCGGAAAGACTTTTCCTTGTGGCGTATCCTGAAGATGTTATTTCGCTTAAACTTTCTTGTTGTCATGACCCTGCTTGTTACAGATAATAGTTACATGTTGTATTACATCTGTGCCATGCACACCTATTGGTTCCTTTCTGTGTATGCATTTATGGGTATTTTCCCATCTTGGAATGAAGACAGATTGAAAATGGCATTTAAGTTTGTATGTTACTTTGTTATTAATGCTGCTGTATTTGACACACCCCTTCGAGATGTAATCTTTAAACCCTTCTGGTTTATCATGTCTTACGAAGGTTCAATGCATGAATGGTTATTCCGTGCTGGATTGGATCATTATGCTACTTTTGTTGGTATGGTTTGTGCTTATAACTATCCACACTTTGAGCGATTTATCAACTACCTTGATAAACGCCATCTTAATCATCGAGACTACATGACTACTGTACTTATCAAGTTCTTTCTATCTGGTCTGCTTTTGGTTATCTTAGGAATATGGTATGATGGCGTTATGCTTCGTGTGAAGTATGACTACAACAAGTACCATCCATACACCTCCTGGATACCTATACTAATCTATATATTCTTCAGGAACATTGTCCCATCTTTAAGGACTCGTTATCTTGGTTTATTTGCTTTTCTTGGTAAGATTACTCTGGAGACTTACATAGCACAGCTCCATATTTACATGCAGTATAATGCACATAAGCTGATTGTATTCATACCGGGTTACCCACTTATGAACTTTGCACTGGCCTCTATCATCTACCTTTTCATTTCTCATCGATTGTTTCATCTCACTATGGATTTCAGTGCCTTTATATTACCCAGGGATAACATGAAAAAGGTGGTGTTAAATGGTATCATGggaattgttgttgttggtcttcatttgtgttttgcattgttgtgtcGGGAAGTCAGATTAATTTAG